A genome region from Maridesulfovibrio salexigens DSM 2638 includes the following:
- a CDS encoding mechanosensitive ion channel family protein, with product MFNDIDPYIYIVSITAIATVIYVWISYRVTSFRKRRVERIENLIKKDPETTSAIPTDVLSAKEERQERRDMVKGVKTRFTVIRRTLIISLGVVWSLAMMLPFVGQLPSTMISIIVAVSTAVVGIAARPLVENMISGIVISFSKQLRVGDTLIIDGQYGNVEDISITHTKIKIWDWKRYIIPNSRMLNKEFSNLTLNDSLLWAYVEFSVAYDTDIDMVREIAVDVASRSEHHNEQEDPQFWIRSMDKENIVCWVAAWADSPAEAWNLKSDICMRLIRAFKERGIATHMSQINLAKNNIWGDNTSHE from the coding sequence ATGTTTAACGACATCGACCCATATATTTATATTGTCAGTATTACCGCAATTGCCACGGTCATTTATGTCTGGATCAGTTACCGGGTTACAAGCTTCAGAAAGCGCCGGGTTGAACGTATTGAGAATCTGATCAAGAAGGATCCTGAAACCACTTCAGCTATCCCCACTGATGTCTTAAGTGCCAAGGAAGAACGTCAGGAACGCAGGGATATGGTTAAGGGGGTCAAGACCCGCTTCACCGTCATTCGCCGTACACTTATCATCTCTCTCGGAGTGGTCTGGTCGTTGGCAATGATGCTGCCTTTTGTCGGCCAACTTCCCAGCACCATGATTTCGATTATTGTTGCTGTTTCCACTGCGGTGGTCGGTATTGCCGCCCGTCCTTTGGTGGAGAACATGATCTCTGGAATTGTTATCTCATTTTCCAAGCAATTGCGGGTCGGTGATACTCTGATAATCGACGGTCAGTACGGGAATGTTGAGGATATTTCCATCACCCACACCAAGATAAAAATATGGGATTGGAAGCGTTACATCATTCCCAACAGCAGGATGTTGAATAAAGAGTTCAGCAATCTGACCTTGAACGACAGTTTGCTCTGGGCTTACGTGGAATTTTCAGTGGCTTACGACACTGATATTGATATGGTCAGGGAAATTGCAGTTGATGTGGCTTCCCGGAGTGAGCATCACAACGAGCAGGAAGATCCGCAATTCTGGATACGGAGCATGGATAAGGAAAACATTGTCTGCTGGGTTGCTGCATGGGCGGATTCCCCGGCTGAGGCTTGGAATTTGAAGAGTGATATTTGCATGAGGCTTATCCGGGCTTTTAAAGAGAGAGGAATTGCAACCCATATGTCGCAGATTAACCTTGCTAAGAATAATATTTGGGGCGATAACACCAGCCATGAATAA
- a CDS encoding GGDEF domain-containing protein — protein sequence MSSEKKASKNNVQSQKHFIRRLFCFTALSIISILTVVLIGLYTDVSKVWTTASIALLGVFMSALLVVFLEIKISKLISGYEARINDLENLSSVDKLTGLANRLRLDEIFNYEIGKAQRHGNSFSILLLDLDRFKNINDNFGNDVGDKVLQETAKLLKNNLRKTDTIGRWSGEEFLIIAPEIGHQNAMLLADKIRKIIAGNYYESVGTVTCSIGISSFHDEDSKESMTDRADRALDMAKDAGRNRVVYGSSRPDQQRRNECQA from the coding sequence ATGAGCTCTGAGAAAAAGGCATCTAAAAACAATGTACAATCCCAAAAGCATTTCATCCGCAGACTTTTCTGTTTCACAGCACTGTCAATCATCAGCATACTGACAGTAGTGCTTATAGGGCTGTATACGGACGTGTCTAAGGTCTGGACAACGGCTTCCATTGCACTGCTGGGTGTCTTTATGTCAGCACTTCTGGTTGTCTTTCTGGAAATAAAAATTTCAAAGCTTATCTCCGGTTACGAAGCACGCATCAACGATTTAGAGAACCTATCCAGCGTGGATAAACTCACCGGACTGGCGAACAGGCTTAGACTTGATGAAATTTTCAACTACGAAATAGGTAAAGCCCAGCGGCATGGTAATTCCTTTTCCATCCTGTTGCTCGATCTGGATAGATTCAAGAACATCAATGACAACTTCGGAAATGACGTGGGCGACAAGGTTCTTCAGGAAACAGCAAAACTGCTGAAAAACAACCTGCGTAAGACAGACACTATCGGTCGCTGGAGCGGGGAGGAATTCCTGATCATAGCCCCTGAAATCGGGCATCAAAATGCTATGTTGCTGGCAGACAAAATACGGAAAATTATTGCCGGAAACTACTATGAATCAGTGGGAACAGTCACCTGCTCCATAGGAATCAGCTCCTTCCATGATGAAGACAGCAAAGAAAGCATGACCGACCGGGCAGACCGGGCTTTGGACATGGCAAAAGACGCGGGACGCAACCGGGTCGTATATGGCAGTTCCAGACCTGATCAACAGCGCCGAAACGAATGTCAGGCTTAA
- a CDS encoding secondary thiamine-phosphate synthase enzyme YjbQ, with amino-acid sequence METLQIRTNSREEMIDITESVRRMVKDNGWQSGALLLYCPHTTGAITVNEGADPDVVRDITVNMRKLVPYRGDYQHMEGNSDAHIKTSMFGPDQMLIIEDGDVMLGTWQRIFFCEFDGPRSRKLWAQFMGS; translated from the coding sequence GTGGAAACTTTGCAAATCAGAACAAACAGCCGTGAAGAAATGATCGACATCACCGAGTCCGTGCGCAGAATGGTCAAAGACAACGGCTGGCAATCCGGCGCTCTGCTGCTCTACTGTCCGCACACCACAGGAGCCATTACAGTCAATGAAGGTGCCGACCCGGATGTGGTCCGCGACATCACCGTAAACATGCGCAAGCTGGTCCCCTACCGCGGAGATTACCAGCATATGGAAGGCAATTCAGATGCCCATATCAAAACCAGCATGTTCGGTCCGGATCAGATGCTGATCATCGAAGACGGAGATGTTATGCTCGGCACATGGCAGCGCATATTTTTCTGTGAATTTGACGGCCCCAGAAGCAGAAAGCTTTGGGCGCAGTTTATGGGTAGCTGA
- a CDS encoding sensor domain-containing diguanylate cyclase, translating into MPLRFFPITISSRIRWYSIIMVGVPLLFMTIMLIFFIKSAIFKATRQELEEQVTSHKIVIEEWFRERSSDVKFLAESESLRSGKLSQITPLLNLYDDTHDDISEVIWVGPDGTTRSHESIHSPTAIGIRDREYFTKCQADPTLVPKIIVSESLDDPIILFSHPVTLQNGSFGGVVFLAARLTAINRLMKNLWFGKTGETYIINREGYMLTESRFLDELKSARRVKDTAIMVIKTNTKNIESALVGTQPEGAYLDYRGAEVLGASQWVKAGPWLIVSEIDYKEVMDPIYSFLWTAIGGAFLTLLIITPFSIKLIQSISIPLKRLSSVARQMTEGKFDCECTGTGVSHPPEEVTQLIDGFCAMQGKVDRTVQELQKSAVTDQLTGLPNRRYLMKEGTRLVDIAIRAGQPCSLMIMDIDHFKVINDTYGHTVGDIVLQQISKAFQEVVRSSDIIARYGGEEFVVVAPGSDIDSGRTLAERLRQSVEARIFNNDEQPLTCTISIGVSHYATDIKFGVDAYEDMLARADNALYKAKDTGRNRICIAEPHNKLTDSPKGDD; encoded by the coding sequence ATGCCTTTACGCTTCTTCCCCATAACTATCAGCAGTAGAATCAGATGGTACTCAATTATCATGGTAGGGGTCCCCTTGCTTTTCATGACCATCATGCTGATATTTTTTATTAAGTCAGCCATATTCAAAGCCACCAGACAAGAACTGGAAGAGCAAGTCACTTCGCACAAAATAGTCATTGAAGAATGGTTCAGGGAACGTAGTTCTGATGTAAAGTTTCTGGCTGAAAGTGAAAGTCTTCGTAGCGGCAAACTTAGCCAGATCACCCCATTGCTTAACCTTTACGATGATACGCATGATGATATCAGTGAAGTTATCTGGGTAGGACCAGACGGCACGACCAGAAGCCACGAATCAATCCATTCCCCAACTGCCATCGGCATCCGTGACCGCGAGTATTTCACTAAATGCCAAGCCGACCCAACACTTGTGCCGAAAATTATTGTCAGCGAGTCTCTCGATGACCCCATAATACTTTTTTCCCATCCGGTTACTTTGCAAAACGGATCTTTCGGCGGAGTGGTATTCCTTGCCGCAAGGCTGACTGCTATTAATAGACTGATGAAAAACCTCTGGTTTGGAAAAACAGGTGAAACATATATCATCAACCGTGAAGGATACATGCTTACCGAGTCCCGTTTTCTAGATGAGCTCAAGTCTGCCAGACGGGTTAAAGACACTGCCATCATGGTAATCAAGACCAATACAAAAAATATTGAATCAGCACTGGTGGGAACACAACCGGAAGGTGCTTATCTCGATTACAGAGGAGCGGAAGTTCTCGGAGCAAGCCAATGGGTCAAAGCCGGACCTTGGCTCATTGTTTCGGAAATTGACTACAAAGAAGTTATGGATCCCATATATTCCTTCCTGTGGACAGCCATTGGCGGGGCATTCCTGACACTGCTGATCATAACACCATTTTCCATTAAGCTGATTCAATCCATAAGCATTCCACTCAAACGATTAAGTTCGGTAGCCCGACAAATGACCGAAGGAAAATTTGACTGCGAATGCACAGGAACCGGAGTATCTCACCCGCCTGAAGAAGTAACTCAACTTATAGATGGTTTCTGTGCCATGCAGGGGAAAGTCGATAGAACGGTACAGGAACTGCAAAAATCAGCAGTAACCGACCAGCTGACCGGACTCCCCAACCGGCGGTACCTGATGAAAGAAGGAACACGACTGGTGGATATTGCCATTCGCGCGGGACAGCCATGTTCGCTGATGATTATGGATATTGACCATTTTAAAGTTATCAACGACACTTACGGGCATACAGTTGGAGACATTGTGCTTCAACAAATAAGCAAGGCTTTTCAGGAAGTGGTGCGCTCATCCGACATTATTGCCCGTTACGGCGGGGAGGAATTTGTGGTTGTGGCACCGGGCTCCGATATTGATTCCGGCAGGACACTCGCGGAAAGATTACGACAGAGTGTAGAAGCCCGAATATTTAATAATGATGAGCAACCTCTGACCTGTACCATTTCCATCGGCGTGTCCCATTACGCAACGGATATCAAATTCGGAGTGGATGCATACGAAGACATGCTGGCCCGCGCAGACAACGCCCTGTACAAGGCCAAAGATACCGGGCGCAACCGGATCTGTATAGCCGAACCGCACAATAAACTTACAGACTCCCCCAAAGGAGATGATTAG
- the cobM gene encoding precorrin-4 C(11)-methyltransferase, whose translation MGKVYFIGAGPGDPELITVKGQRIIREAGLVLYAGSLVPEAAIAEARQDARIENSASMSLEETDRIMQEHASKGEIVARVHTGDPALYGAVQEQARLLREAGIEYEVIPGVTSACAAAAASSASFTVPGGTQTLILTRMAGRTPVPESESLQKLAEHNSAMAIYLSAGNPMGIQEQLLAGGMEPSTPVILSYRIGWPEEKSVPTTLEKLAETAEQNNFTRQTIFLILPGKDSDSESLLYDSGFSHMFRKESNS comes from the coding sequence ATGGGTAAAGTATATTTCATCGGTGCCGGACCGGGTGACCCGGAACTGATCACCGTAAAGGGCCAGCGCATTATCCGTGAGGCCGGACTGGTCCTTTATGCCGGTTCACTGGTCCCCGAGGCCGCAATTGCCGAAGCACGCCAAGATGCACGTATTGAAAATTCCGCTTCCATGTCTTTGGAAGAAACCGACCGCATCATGCAGGAACATGCCTCCAAAGGAGAAATCGTAGCCCGCGTTCACACCGGAGACCCCGCTCTTTACGGAGCAGTGCAGGAACAGGCCCGCTTACTGCGGGAAGCAGGCATTGAATATGAAGTCATTCCCGGTGTCACTTCAGCTTGTGCAGCCGCAGCAGCCTCCAGCGCATCATTCACGGTTCCCGGTGGAACCCAGACCCTGATCCTGACCCGCATGGCCGGACGAACCCCTGTGCCGGAATCCGAATCCCTGCAAAAACTGGCTGAGCATAACTCAGCTATGGCTATCTACCTTTCAGCAGGAAATCCCATGGGTATTCAGGAACAGCTTCTTGCCGGAGGTATGGAGCCTTCCACTCCGGTAATCCTCAGCTATCGCATAGGCTGGCCTGAAGAAAAATCCGTTCCGACCACCCTTGAAAAACTGGCTGAAACGGCTGAACAGAACAATTTCACACGGCAGACTATTTTCCTGATCCTGCCCGGAAAAGACAGTGACAGCGAATCCCTGCTTTACGATTCCGGATTCAGCCACATGTTCCGCAAAGAAAGCAATTCATAA
- a CDS encoding bifunctional cobalt-precorrin-7 (C(5))-methyltransferase/cobalt-precorrin-6B (C(15))-methyltransferase yields the protein MKYPLQIIGLHPGSLTPTKDAAATISNADVLSGGKRLLESFPEFKGPKVPFASPVKEYAKTLKQLLLEGKKVILLADGDPLLFGIAASLIPFLGKENVVISPAVSAIQIGSARLAHSWKDFEIISLHGRDDYSPLFGAMQRNRDCAVYTDATNTPQAIAQRLIEKGVDNYSMTVLAQLETQDEQVIQGEPEAFLNFTCPDLNIVILTSKNKDRSTPLFGRDDDSFTREKGLITKLPVRSAGIALLGLSEGQTVWDLGAGCGSVAIEASFIGAGSRFFAVEKKAERIAMIKENIRNFRAWTVEPVCGEMPQALTELPDPDRIFMGGGIGRGDSVIREAAERLKPGGRLVVHAILMGSIQRTRDLFEELGWNWHSMQIQASTSDKLAGDIRYKAHNPVTILWADKPEGQ from the coding sequence ATGAAATATCCCTTGCAGATAATCGGGCTGCATCCGGGCAGCCTGACGCCGACAAAAGATGCTGCGGCAACCATTTCCAACGCTGATGTACTCAGCGGCGGAAAGCGCTTGCTGGAATCTTTTCCAGAATTCAAAGGCCCCAAAGTCCCATTTGCTTCTCCTGTAAAAGAATATGCCAAAACTCTTAAGCAACTGCTGCTAGAAGGGAAAAAGGTAATTCTGCTGGCAGATGGTGACCCTTTGCTTTTCGGAATTGCCGCTTCCCTTATCCCGTTTCTGGGTAAGGAGAATGTTGTCATCAGCCCTGCGGTTTCAGCCATCCAAATCGGCTCAGCACGGCTGGCTCACAGCTGGAAAGACTTTGAGATTATTTCCCTGCATGGCCGTGATGACTACTCGCCGCTTTTCGGAGCCATGCAACGCAACAGGGATTGCGCTGTTTACACAGATGCGACAAACACCCCGCAGGCCATTGCACAACGACTGATCGAAAAAGGTGTGGATAATTATTCCATGACCGTACTGGCCCAGTTGGAAACACAGGACGAACAGGTGATTCAGGGCGAACCGGAGGCATTTTTAAATTTCACCTGCCCGGACCTGAATATCGTCATCCTCACTTCAAAAAACAAAGATCGGAGCACTCCGCTCTTCGGGCGTGATGACGATTCATTCACACGGGAAAAGGGACTAATCACAAAACTTCCCGTCCGTTCAGCAGGTATAGCCCTGCTGGGACTTAGCGAGGGACAGACAGTATGGGACCTCGGCGCGGGCTGTGGTTCTGTCGCCATTGAAGCTTCTTTTATCGGTGCTGGTTCCCGTTTTTTCGCCGTAGAAAAAAAGGCCGAACGAATTGCAATGATCAAGGAAAACATCCGCAATTTTCGCGCTTGGACTGTTGAACCTGTCTGCGGTGAAATGCCGCAGGCCCTAACAGAACTGCCCGATCCCGACCGGATTTTCATGGGCGGGGGCATCGGACGCGGAGATTCGGTTATCCGCGAAGCGGCCGAACGCCTCAAACCGGGTGGCAGACTGGTGGTCCATGCTATACTCATGGGCAGCATCCAGCGCACCCGTGACCTTTTTGAAGAACTGGGCTGGAACTGGCATTCCATGCAGATTCAGGCCTCAACATCAGACAAACTGGCCGGGGATATCCGCTACAAAGCGCACAACCCGGTAACCATACTCTGGGCCGACAAGCCCGAAGGACAATAA
- the cbiD gene encoding cobalt-precorrin-5B (C(1))-methyltransferase CbiD — translation MSKQLREGYTTGSSATAAAMAAIRVLFNGSISQEIEIPLPVKGTLNIPVERVLKDGNQVRGVVIKDGGDDPDATHGHKIHALVKIENADSLRIEVDGGKGIGRVTLPGLPVPVGEAAINPVPRKQIIAGALKELSEIAPDFNGRLKIIIEVPQGEAIAKETMNSRLGILGGISILGTQGIVRPYSHASWKASIAQSLNVARAAGLDEIVFTTGRRSEQLYLAHFPETPQISMVQAADFFKFSMQQAKLKGMRTVRWAIFIGKLVKHAMGFPYTHAKDWAIDFNLLADWCAELGMAEDLIKKNRAAITARHVYEMVPEDSRTAFIRMLVRKAHGNARAFSGNSEVAVEYFLFDFDGQMVYYPDHQKKSSSS, via the coding sequence ATGAGTAAACAGCTCCGAGAAGGATACACCACCGGATCATCCGCCACAGCAGCTGCGATGGCGGCCATTCGGGTCTTGTTTAATGGAAGCATATCCCAAGAAATTGAAATCCCTCTTCCAGTTAAAGGAACTTTAAATATTCCGGTGGAGCGGGTGCTAAAAGATGGGAATCAAGTACGCGGTGTTGTCATCAAGGATGGCGGGGACGATCCCGACGCCACCCACGGACATAAAATCCATGCACTGGTGAAGATAGAAAATGCAGATTCATTGCGGATTGAAGTGGATGGCGGCAAAGGAATTGGCAGGGTAACCCTGCCGGGACTGCCCGTACCCGTAGGTGAAGCAGCCATCAATCCAGTGCCCCGTAAGCAGATTATTGCCGGAGCATTGAAAGAACTTAGTGAGATTGCACCGGATTTCAACGGACGGCTCAAGATCATTATTGAAGTTCCGCAGGGCGAGGCAATTGCCAAGGAAACCATGAACTCCCGGCTGGGAATTCTGGGCGGGATATCCATACTGGGAACCCAGGGAATTGTCCGTCCTTACAGCCACGCCTCATGGAAAGCCTCAATCGCCCAATCACTAAATGTTGCCCGTGCTGCGGGACTGGATGAAATTGTATTCACCACCGGACGGCGCAGTGAACAGCTTTATCTGGCCCACTTTCCTGAAACCCCGCAAATAAGCATGGTACAGGCTGCCGATTTCTTTAAATTTTCAATGCAGCAGGCCAAACTAAAAGGCATGCGTACTGTGCGCTGGGCCATTTTCATCGGCAAGCTGGTCAAACATGCCATGGGCTTTCCTTACACCCACGCCAAGGATTGGGCCATAGACTTTAACCTGCTGGCGGACTGGTGTGCAGAACTGGGTATGGCTGAAGATCTGATTAAAAAAAACCGGGCCGCGATAACGGCCCGGCATGTATATGAAATGGTCCCCGAAGATTCACGCACGGCTTTCATCCGCATGCTGGTCCGTAAAGCACACGGGAATGCCCGCGCTTTCAGCGGGAACTCGGAGGTAGCAGTTGAGTACTTCCTCTTTGATTTTGATGGACAAATGGTCTACTACCCCGACCATCAGAAAAAATCTTCTTCATCGTGA
- the dinB gene encoding DNA polymerase IV: MQKYIMHIDMDAFFASVEQLDNPELRGKPVGVGSMHERSVLSAASYEARKFGVRSAMPVRQALKLCPQLQVVSGSRHRYKEISRKVMAALSNYSPIVEQASIDEAYIDITGTEKLFGTPLQIARSIKADIRKATGLTASVGIAPVKFLAKIASDLNKPDGISIITAEQVQDFLKTLPVEKIPGVGKKALPRLRSYGITYAADLRRYPPEFWKERFGERGLVLYEKGAGIDPTPVTEGGAMKSSSAENTFGEDVSDIHTLKTLLLKQSERIAADIRKHGVKGRTVTLKVKFPDFRQITRSRTLDSRTSHAGTIYKTACSLLDAELPIGPIRLIGVGISNFEERNRQLSLLDDPEKPKESKRLEQLDKAVDQVRLKFGKDILTRGRLLEDE; the protein is encoded by the coding sequence ATGCAGAAATACATCATGCACATAGACATGGACGCCTTTTTCGCGTCCGTGGAACAGCTGGATAATCCTGAGTTGCGCGGAAAACCTGTGGGCGTAGGTTCCATGCATGAACGCTCTGTCCTCAGTGCGGCTTCTTACGAAGCCCGCAAGTTCGGGGTGCGCTCTGCAATGCCAGTACGTCAGGCTTTAAAACTCTGCCCGCAATTGCAGGTAGTATCAGGAAGCAGACACCGCTACAAAGAAATTTCACGCAAGGTTATGGCGGCACTCTCCAACTACTCACCGATTGTTGAGCAGGCATCCATTGATGAAGCCTACATCGACATAACCGGAACCGAGAAACTATTCGGTACCCCGCTCCAAATTGCCCGTTCCATCAAAGCTGACATTCGTAAAGCCACCGGACTGACCGCTTCAGTTGGTATTGCCCCGGTAAAATTTCTGGCTAAAATTGCTTCCGATCTTAATAAACCTGATGGAATATCTATCATCACCGCAGAGCAGGTACAGGATTTCCTGAAAACCCTGCCGGTGGAAAAAATCCCCGGAGTCGGCAAAAAAGCCCTGCCCCGCCTGCGTTCCTACGGCATCACATACGCCGCAGACCTGCGCCGCTATCCACCTGAGTTCTGGAAAGAAAGATTCGGGGAACGAGGATTGGTTCTCTATGAAAAAGGTGCGGGCATTGATCCCACTCCGGTAACCGAAGGTGGAGCAATGAAATCCTCCAGCGCGGAAAATACCTTCGGTGAAGATGTTTCTGACATCCACACCCTGAAAACACTGCTGCTCAAGCAATCCGAACGCATAGCCGCAGACATCAGGAAACACGGGGTCAAAGGAAGAACCGTAACCCTGAAGGTCAAATTTCCCGACTTCCGCCAGATCACCCGCAGCCGCACATTGGATTCCCGAACCTCCCATGCCGGGACAATATATAAAACAGCATGCTCATTGCTTGATGCGGAACTGCCCATCGGCCCGATCCGTTTAATAGGTGTCGGCATTTCAAACTTCGAAGAACGCAACAGACAGCTTTCCCTGCTTGATGATCCGGAAAAGCCGAAAGAAAGCAAAAGACTCGAACAGCTGGACAAGGCAGTGGATCAGGTCCGACTAAAATTCGGTAAGGATATCCTGACCCGTGGGAGATTGCTTGAAGATGAGTAA
- a CDS encoding cobyrinate a,c-diamide synthase produces MNSIKGFIVAGTHSGCGKTSVTLGLMAALSRRGIKVQPFKTGPDFIDPGHHTRAAGRTCHNLDGWMLSGKTLRDIFSRYSQDADACIVEGVMGLYDGYSALDETGSTAHLSKELNLPVILVVDAGSMARSAAALVQGFCNFDPETPVAGVICNRVGSSNHAQILSEAISLTDVPLIGCLPRRAEISTPSRHLGLVTPEHLEDLEFKYNALADWVEENLDLEQIIEALPDIPVQPRFDEVPMIPRTRIGIAQDSAFSFYYEENLRLLREAGAELVPFSPIEDKALPEGISGIYFGGGYPELAAFDLAQNTKLRRNIAEFSAAGHPVYAECGGFMYLMESICHDDRVFPMCGIFPFRSAMQSRFQSLGYREVELSQDTILGPAGTKVRGHEFHYSALEEMPDNPPKAYQVTCKKNIAASEGYIANDKTLGSYIHLHFASNPQVAANFVEACAASSSPEDI; encoded by the coding sequence ATGAACTCCATCAAAGGCTTCATTGTAGCAGGAACACACAGCGGTTGCGGTAAGACCTCGGTAACACTGGGTCTTATGGCTGCTCTCTCGCGTCGTGGCATCAAAGTCCAACCCTTCAAAACCGGACCGGACTTTATTGATCCCGGACACCATACCCGTGCCGCAGGCAGGACCTGCCACAACCTTGACGGATGGATGCTTTCCGGCAAAACCCTGCGTGACATATTCTCCCGCTACTCACAGGATGCCGATGCCTGCATTGTTGAAGGCGTCATGGGTCTATACGATGGCTATTCCGCGCTGGATGAAACAGGCTCCACCGCACATCTTTCCAAAGAGCTGAACCTGCCGGTAATTCTCGTTGTAGATGCCGGTTCCATGGCCCGTTCCGCTGCTGCACTGGTGCAGGGTTTTTGTAATTTCGACCCGGAAACTCCTGTGGCCGGAGTGATCTGCAACCGTGTCGGCAGCAGCAATCATGCCCAGATCCTGAGCGAAGCCATTTCCCTAACAGACGTTCCTCTTATCGGCTGCCTGCCCCGCCGGGCAGAGATATCCACCCCTTCACGCCATCTGGGACTTGTAACCCCGGAACACCTCGAAGATCTGGAATTCAAATACAACGCGCTTGCCGACTGGGTTGAGGAGAATCTTGATCTTGAACAGATCATAGAAGCACTGCCCGACATTCCCGTGCAACCCCGCTTTGATGAAGTACCCATGATCCCGCGCACAAGAATCGGCATTGCACAGGATAGTGCTTTTTCATTCTACTATGAAGAAAACCTGCGTTTGCTGCGTGAGGCCGGAGCAGAACTGGTTCCCTTTTCTCCCATAGAGGACAAAGCACTGCCCGAAGGCATTTCAGGAATATATTTCGGTGGCGGCTATCCGGAGCTTGCAGCTTTTGATCTGGCCCAGAACACTAAATTACGTCGGAACATCGCTGAATTTTCCGCAGCCGGACACCCTGTTTATGCTGAATGCGGTGGATTCATGTACCTCATGGAATCCATTTGCCACGATGACCGGGTTTTCCCCATGTGCGGCATATTCCCCTTCCGCAGCGCAATGCAATCACGCTTCCAATCCCTTGGATACCGGGAAGTAGAACTATCTCAAGACACAATCCTCGGTCCGGCAGGCACAAAAGTCAGGGGACACGAATTTCACTACTCCGCTTTGGAGGAAATGCCTGATAACCCTCCCAAAGCCTATCAGGTAACCTGCAAGAAAAATATTGCCGCCAGTGAAGGGTACATTGCCAATGACAAAACACTTGGCAGCTATATCCACCTTCACTTTGCCAGCAATCCGCAAGTAGCAGCAAACTTTGTTGAAGCCTGTGCTGCATCTTCCAGCCCGGAAGATATTTAA
- a CDS encoding tetratricopeptide repeat protein: protein MSENNKIQDLSGVFSRQRIAKVGTGTTTRRVAQIGYYFVEQMAEDLFQVRPLNSNFVPTGDPEGIDRDALLKDYTPEPEMYHKQVLPNMKELQKTLARADRYRQQGNSFSAEMEYTNAIKVDEMNVRGNFGVGLCLMQRGETERANDVFARLVSMDAPFAPEHKHMFNDFGINLRKSKMIPQAIEYYSKAIALSPEDEHLRYNLARAYFEDEQYDKVREELTKCLELNPDFAEAKKFVAYLDKNKLG, encoded by the coding sequence ATGTCTGAGAATAATAAAATTCAAGATCTAAGCGGAGTTTTCTCACGCCAGAGAATCGCAAAGGTCGGAACCGGAACCACCACTCGCCGCGTAGCGCAGATCGGCTACTATTTTGTTGAGCAGATGGCTGAAGACCTGTTTCAGGTCCGCCCTTTGAACAGTAATTTTGTCCCCACCGGAGACCCGGAAGGAATTGACCGCGATGCGCTCCTGAAAGATTATACTCCTGAACCTGAGATGTACCACAAGCAGGTTCTGCCCAATATGAAGGAATTACAAAAAACCCTCGCCCGTGCGGATAGATATCGTCAGCAGGGCAACTCCTTCAGTGCTGAAATGGAATATACCAACGCCATCAAAGTCGATGAAATGAACGTACGCGGTAACTTCGGTGTCGGACTCTGTCTTATGCAGAGAGGGGAAACCGAACGGGCCAACGACGTTTTTGCCAGACTTGTTTCCATGGATGCGCCCTTTGCCCCTGAGCACAAGCATATGTTCAATGACTTCGGCATCAACCTGCGTAAATCAAAAATGATCCCGCAGGCTATTGAATACTATTCAAAAGCTATCGCTCTCAGCCCGGAAGACGAACACCTGCGTTACAACCTTGCACGGGCCTACTTCGAAGATGAGCAGTACGACAAGGTACGCGAAGAACTGACCAAGTGTCTGGAGCTTAATCCTGATTTTGCTGAAGCCAAAAAGTTTGTCGCTTACCTGGATAAAAATAAGCTGGGCTGA